Proteins encoded within one genomic window of Spirochaeta isovalerica:
- a CDS encoding MBL fold metallo-hydrolase, translated as MRIEKVGDRKLELTNSGELSLFFVGSGSAFTKKMNQTNILIVKGNDHLMIDCGTKTPQALWEYGLPVYKIDNFFITHTHADHIGGLEEVMLMNRYMMNLKRANIYITPRFKKALWNHSLRGGAEGNENHKGRPLSFKDLWKAHTPAKVQGMERDSWKFTVGELEITFFRTMHTPDTSHSWKDSAWSTGLIIDNKVLFTSDTRFDPSLIEFADKHWNIERIFHDCQFFDGGVHASINELDTLPDQVKERTFLMHYGDNWKDFEDRIRESKFIDLIREGCFYIF; from the coding sequence ATGAGAATAGAAAAAGTCGGCGATCGGAAACTGGAATTGACCAATAGCGGTGAGCTATCTCTTTTTTTTGTAGGTTCCGGAAGTGCTTTTACGAAGAAAATGAATCAGACGAATATTCTCATTGTCAAAGGAAATGATCATTTGATGATCGACTGCGGAACGAAAACCCCCCAGGCCCTCTGGGAATACGGATTGCCGGTCTATAAGATTGATAATTTTTTTATTACTCATACACATGCTGATCATATCGGCGGTTTGGAAGAAGTCATGCTTATGAACCGTTATATGATGAATCTGAAACGCGCCAATATCTATATTACTCCCAGGTTTAAAAAAGCGCTCTGGAACCATTCTCTCCGTGGAGGAGCTGAAGGGAACGAGAATCACAAGGGCCGTCCGCTCTCATTCAAAGATTTGTGGAAAGCCCATACCCCCGCTAAAGTACAGGGAATGGAAAGGGACTCGTGGAAATTTACTGTCGGCGAACTGGAAATAACATTTTTCAGAACAATGCATACTCCCGATACTTCTCATTCCTGGAAAGATTCCGCATGGAGTACCGGATTGATAATTGATAACAAAGTCCTGTTTACCAGCGATACCAGATTTGATCCGTCGCTTATCGAATTTGCCGACAAGCACTGGAATATTGAAAGAATATTTCACGATTGTCAATTTTTTGACGGAGGAGTTCACGCATCCATCAATGAACTTGATACTCTTCCCGATCAAGTGAAGGAAAGAACCTTTCTCATGCACTACGGAGACAACTGGAAGGATTTTGAGGATAGGATTAGGGAATCAAAATTCATCGATTTAATCCGGGAAGGTTGTTTTTATATATTCTGA
- a CDS encoding vWA domain-containing protein — protein sequence MYFQTTQWLYLLIFIPLFIYFLYFALKKKRETLSLFTGGLASDENEFQIRGFRISSFLILLTLVFLIFALVRPSWDKQTRIIEKKGHDVVFLIDVSRSMLADDLIPNRLERAKLAVIDAVNSFDGDRVALIAFAGTAVVKTPLTTDYSFFINAINRLKVDSVSKGGSLIGDAIRYTLKNVIQNSETAKKDMIIITDGEDQESFPVNAAEEADSMGVRIIAIGLGDEKEGRRIPVETERGTEFLSYEGKEVWTRLDADTLRKIAGSTEGGQYLNVSTGTFDLAEIYSALSRGMEKTDFGEESVDLYEERFQLFLFMSLIFLIISFFQPFRGWSHLISERDKKTIGRIFKK from the coding sequence ATGTATTTTCAGACGACTCAATGGCTTTATCTTCTGATATTTATCCCCTTATTTATCTATTTCCTGTATTTCGCACTGAAAAAGAAAAGAGAAACTCTGAGTCTTTTTACTGGCGGATTGGCATCTGATGAAAATGAATTCCAGATCAGAGGCTTCAGGATTTCCTCATTTTTGATTTTGCTGACACTGGTATTCCTTATTTTTGCCCTGGTTCGACCTTCCTGGGATAAACAGACCAGAATTATTGAGAAGAAAGGTCATGATGTCGTATTTCTCATTGATGTATCGAGAAGCATGCTCGCCGATGATCTCATTCCGAACAGGCTGGAACGGGCCAAGCTCGCTGTGATCGACGCGGTCAATTCTTTCGATGGAGATAGAGTCGCCTTGATTGCATTTGCCGGAACAGCCGTCGTGAAAACACCTTTGACGACCGATTACAGTTTTTTCATAAACGCAATTAACCGATTGAAAGTAGACAGTGTATCAAAAGGGGGATCTCTGATTGGAGATGCTATCAGGTACACTCTCAAAAATGTGATACAGAACAGCGAAACAGCTAAAAAAGACATGATTATAATTACTGATGGAGAAGATCAGGAGAGCTTTCCGGTAAATGCAGCCGAAGAAGCGGATTCAATGGGAGTCAGAATTATAGCAATAGGTCTGGGAGATGAAAAAGAAGGGAGAAGGATCCCTGTCGAAACAGAACGCGGTACGGAGTTTCTCTCTTATGAAGGTAAGGAGGTCTGGACCAGACTCGATGCTGATACGCTCAGAAAAATCGCAGGCTCAACTGAAGGCGGGCAATATCTCAATGTGTCCACTGGGACTTTCGATCTTGCTGAAATATACAGTGCTCTTTCCCGGGGAATGGAAAAAACGGATTTCGGAGAAGAGAGCGTCGATCTCTATGAAGAAAGATTTCAGCTGTTTCTCTTTATGTCCTTGATTTTTCTGATTATCTCTTTTTTCCAGCCTTTTAGAGGCTGGAGCCACCTGATAAGCGAAAGAGATAAAAAAACTATCGGGAGGATCTTCAAGAAATGA
- a CDS encoding VWA domain-containing protein, whose translation MNFQSPQAFLLLLVIPVIFLYRRAGGQSRGTEFASLPSINRDHVSLREKLSSLPYYLSLLALVLIVTALARPVKGYETIREVTRGVAINMVLDRSSSMGTPVKADGSRNRLDAVKDAFITFVAGNDAELEGRPDDLIGLITFGRFGETLAPLTLSHNTLVDFTQTIQLIESREEDGTSIGDAVSLAVARLVETEKQNRRSEYEIESKAIILLTDGQNNGGKISPLDAAYLAQQWGIKIYTIGFGAGYYRNAFGLVRKIPEGYGVDQETLSKMADITGGQYFSADTEESLKEIYREIDKMEKISHESFSFKNYKEFFMPFAFAGWILLFLSYILSATWLRRIP comes from the coding sequence GTGAATTTCCAATCCCCCCAGGCCTTTCTTCTGCTTCTTGTCATACCGGTCATATTTCTATATAGAAGAGCTGGCGGTCAATCCCGCGGAACGGAATTTGCCAGTCTTCCTTCTATAAACCGTGATCATGTTTCATTGAGGGAAAAATTATCTTCTCTGCCTTATTACCTGAGTCTTCTTGCGCTGGTTCTTATAGTTACGGCTCTTGCCAGACCCGTTAAAGGATACGAAACCATTCGCGAAGTGACACGAGGCGTGGCTATCAATATGGTTCTGGACCGAAGTAGCAGTATGGGAACACCAGTCAAAGCAGACGGAAGCAGAAACAGATTAGATGCCGTAAAGGACGCTTTTATAACTTTTGTTGCCGGAAACGACGCCGAGCTTGAAGGCCGGCCGGATGACTTGATCGGCCTCATCACTTTCGGTCGTTTCGGAGAGACTCTGGCACCTTTGACATTATCCCACAATACTCTTGTTGATTTTACACAAACCATACAGCTGATTGAAAGCAGGGAAGAGGACGGAACTTCTATAGGCGATGCCGTATCTCTCGCGGTCGCCCGTCTTGTGGAAACGGAAAAGCAAAATCGCCGGTCAGAATATGAAATTGAGAGTAAGGCTATTATCCTGCTCACCGATGGCCAGAATAACGGCGGCAAGATAAGCCCGCTCGATGCGGCCTATCTTGCTCAGCAATGGGGTATAAAAATATACACTATCGGATTTGGAGCCGGGTATTATCGCAATGCTTTCGGTCTTGTCCGGAAAATACCCGAAGGATACGGGGTTGATCAGGAAACATTGAGCAAAATGGCTGACATTACCGGTGGTCAATATTTTTCAGCAGATACAGAAGAATCTCTCAAAGAAATATATAGAGAAATCGATAAAATGGAAAAGATAAGTCATGAGTCATTTTCCTTTAAGAATTATAAAGAATTTTTTATGCCCTTTGCTTTTGCCGGATGGATTCTGCTTTTTCTTTCTTATATTTTATCAGCTACCTGGCTCAGGAGGATACCCTGA
- a CDS encoding NAD(P)/FAD-dependent oxidoreductase: MSKFDCIIVGTGPAGLGAAFELIEKSSSLKVLMLDKENFSTGGLRNDCKMNFTFPIGFPEDNWTENEAESYLEKVTEILNPPIKEKHNLETYQKRAEKLGCKLINIRQSHLGTDGGLELIKELTAKLRSRNVEISLGEEVLDLQAGDKKIITNKREIFYENIIFAPGRKGFGFLQNIMSKIDVPFLDHIVDIGVRIETKESSYPIVRDYYDPKFLFPQGVRTFCTNSGAAHVVKEKYSTRDGQTFYSVNGHAFSDRKKQNGLVNFAMLKTVRLTEPLASGQGFVEMLGLQSMLLGGGQPIMQRVGDFRMGTRSKVESFNNDLYDFEPTLKGCTPGDISLAMPGRILRAIWKSMKELDTIIPGVLHPGTIMYYPEIKLYANKPTFKDGHFKVAENIYMIGDGAGTSRGITGAWASGIRAAEGVTG, from the coding sequence ATGAGTAAATTCGATTGTATAATTGTCGGAACCGGGCCCGCAGGACTGGGTGCCGCTTTTGAATTAATAGAGAAAAGCAGTTCTCTAAAGGTCCTTATGCTGGATAAGGAAAACTTCTCCACAGGCGGTCTGCGAAATGACTGTAAGATGAATTTTACATTCCCCATCGGTTTCCCTGAAGACAACTGGACTGAGAATGAAGCCGAATCCTACCTGGAAAAAGTTACAGAAATCCTCAATCCTCCCATTAAAGAAAAGCATAATCTTGAAACCTATCAGAAAAGAGCAGAAAAACTGGGCTGCAAACTGATAAATATTAGGCAGTCTCATCTGGGGACAGACGGCGGTCTTGAACTGATTAAAGAGCTTACAGCTAAACTCCGCTCCAGGAATGTGGAAATTTCACTGGGAGAAGAAGTCCTTGATCTGCAGGCCGGTGACAAAAAAATAATTACGAATAAAAGAGAAATCTTTTATGAAAATATTATATTTGCTCCCGGTCGTAAAGGTTTCGGCTTTCTCCAGAATATCATGAGCAAAATAGACGTTCCCTTCCTGGATCATATTGTCGATATTGGCGTCCGTATTGAAACGAAGGAAAGTTCGTACCCAATCGTCCGGGACTACTACGATCCCAAATTTCTGTTTCCTCAGGGCGTAAGAACATTCTGTACAAATTCCGGAGCCGCCCATGTCGTAAAAGAAAAATACTCGACCAGAGACGGACAGACTTTTTACAGTGTAAACGGGCATGCATTTTCAGACAGAAAGAAGCAGAACGGGCTTGTCAATTTCGCCATGTTGAAAACGGTCCGGCTGACAGAACCTCTTGCCTCCGGTCAGGGATTTGTTGAAATGCTGGGTCTTCAGTCCATGCTCCTCGGAGGAGGACAGCCCATAATGCAGCGGGTCGGAGATTTCCGAATGGGAACGAGGTCCAAAGTTGAATCTTTTAATAACGATTTATATGATTTCGAACCGACGCTGAAAGGTTGCACACCCGGTGATATCAGTCTGGCCATGCCGGGCCGGATATTAAGAGCGATCTGGAAATCCATGAAAGAGTTGGATACGATAATACCAGGGGTCCTGCATCCCGGTACGATCATGTATTATCCTGAAATAAAACTCTATGCGAATAAACCGACTTTCAAGGACGGTCATTTCAAAGTGGCTGAAAATATATATATGATAGGCGACGGAGCCGGTACCAGCCGGGGTATAACAGGAGCCTGGGCAAGCGGAATCCGCGCGGCAGAAGGTGTAACAGGCTAA
- a CDS encoding cytidylate kinase family protein, translating into MSVITVSRQFGSLGKEIAEKLAESLGYKFLDKEILESQYDKYGIPDVSFDKYDEKNPGFLEYFKSGKDRYLRYLKTVVFENSKEGNCVICGRGAHLMLHGIPGVLKVRVIASMETRAGRVAEQLSCDLKNAERIISQYDKNRSGFHKFFFEQDWRDPDFYDVILNTDYLSVDSCVDTLLTMNKCECLQSDPEVLKNRIEDKFIAQEVIIALMYEHSIPIDILDVTSENGVVSIKGTVTVEQNIEQCVKAAMKVPGVKSVDPEIYFITNYMGY; encoded by the coding sequence ATGAGCGTTATCACTGTTTCCAGGCAATTCGGCAGCCTGGGTAAAGAGATTGCCGAAAAACTGGCTGAATCTCTCGGATATAAGTTTCTGGATAAGGAAATCCTTGAATCGCAATACGATAAATACGGTATTCCCGATGTCAGTTTTGACAAATATGATGAAAAAAATCCCGGTTTTCTCGAGTATTTCAAATCTGGAAAAGACAGATATCTCCGGTATTTGAAGACTGTTGTTTTTGAAAATTCCAAGGAAGGGAACTGCGTCATCTGCGGTCGGGGAGCTCATCTGATGCTTCACGGAATACCGGGTGTGCTGAAGGTCAGGGTTATCGCTTCAATGGAAACACGTGCCGGTAGAGTCGCAGAGCAATTGAGTTGCGACCTTAAAAACGCCGAAAGGATCATTTCTCAGTATGATAAAAACAGAAGCGGATTCCACAAGTTCTTCTTCGAACAGGACTGGCGCGACCCCGACTTTTATGATGTTATACTCAACACGGATTATTTATCGGTGGATTCCTGCGTCGACACTTTGCTGACCATGAACAAATGTGAATGCCTGCAATCGGATCCTGAAGTTCTTAAAAATCGAATAGAGGATAAATTTATCGCTCAGGAAGTTATTATTGCCCTTATGTACGAGCACAGCATTCCGATCGATATACTCGATGTGACATCGGAAAACGGAGTAGTCAGCATAAAAGGGACTGTAACAGTTGAGCAGAATATAGAACAATGTGTTAAAGCGGCTATGAAAGTCCCCGGAGTCAAATCTGTCGACCCCGAGATCTATTTCATAACCAATTATATGGGATATTAA
- a CDS encoding cyclic nucleotide-binding domain-containing protein — MEKIKVATGVTWVSIPEVDMHVLCGCPMDSVKHLMRLGLIRNLSRDGQTFETGPNAILLADTQMQNGDFANVSEFPVLHMMYRQGMIIPGHPGNTGRKPMLIGLKEQIDAQSQYIFRGTYGLSTMDELMQTGLGEQQAREILRLKNRFNFNKIRKTEELLDLVVVDDKPKVLDNGVVITRKGFNLYSISYNGESVEIDLNLHKLERYEPPYTLDFHKIKREYFSVIHLGEGNGWDRNRPCMGSLLTFQGKFYLIDAGPSLQFSLTSLGISVNDIEGIFQTHGHDDHFCGLTSLVHTDHRIKYFATPLVRSSVVKKLTGLMGVNEKMFEKSFEIHDLEEGSWNYIEGLEVMPVLSPHPVETTILYFRSFWHDGYKSYGHLADIASDRVLKDFLVPDEAGSGISEALYNKVWRNYLIPADLKKIDIGGGMIHGDAQDFRDDQSRKIILSHKEGELDDTEKEIGSSASFGMQDVLIPSVANYHTIYTRDYLKALFPGVKRGDLNILQNGKISFSNVGTILVKKGETVDKLYLIISGLVEMINQKEIQNSILSSGSLIGAIYAIDGKNSEQTYRTASYVEYLEIPRELFLFVIRRNNQEENIRRLSNNRSFIRRNRLLGITCSCHTINKIADHMEFVRIKKGSSIQSYRRNGILVLHSGRISLYYKKIFVEDILIGRVCFFEDLYEDINPVFTEKVEEDSTAFLIPFAILEDIPVILWKFRKVYSHRLRIVHEKSTQNI; from the coding sequence ATGGAAAAAATAAAAGTCGCTACCGGAGTCACCTGGGTCTCTATCCCCGAGGTCGACATGCATGTTTTATGCGGTTGTCCGATGGACAGTGTCAAACATCTGATGAGGCTGGGCCTTATCAGAAACCTTTCCCGTGACGGCCAGACATTTGAAACTGGCCCCAATGCCATCCTTCTCGCCGATACGCAAATGCAGAATGGCGATTTTGCAAATGTCTCGGAGTTTCCCGTTTTACACATGATGTATCGCCAGGGGATGATAATACCAGGCCACCCCGGAAATACCGGTCGAAAACCCATGTTAATCGGTTTGAAAGAACAAATTGACGCTCAAAGCCAATATATTTTCCGGGGGACTTACGGACTTTCCACAATGGATGAGCTCATGCAGACAGGGCTCGGAGAGCAGCAGGCCCGGGAAATCCTCAGGCTGAAGAACAGGTTTAATTTCAATAAAATACGAAAAACAGAAGAATTACTGGATCTTGTCGTTGTCGATGATAAACCCAAGGTCCTGGATAATGGAGTGGTCATTACCCGCAAAGGTTTCAATCTGTATAGCATATCCTATAATGGTGAGTCCGTGGAGATAGATTTGAATCTCCACAAGCTCGAGCGGTACGAGCCTCCCTATACACTTGATTTCCATAAAATTAAAAGAGAATATTTTTCCGTTATACATCTGGGTGAAGGTAACGGATGGGACCGGAACAGACCATGCATGGGGAGTTTATTGACCTTTCAGGGCAAATTTTATCTCATTGACGCAGGACCCAGCCTTCAGTTCAGTTTAACGAGCCTGGGAATAAGCGTAAATGATATCGAGGGCATATTCCAGACTCACGGACACGATGACCATTTTTGCGGTCTGACGTCTCTGGTGCATACCGACCACAGAATAAAGTACTTCGCCACGCCCCTGGTCAGGAGCTCAGTGGTTAAGAAGCTGACCGGCCTTATGGGCGTCAATGAAAAAATGTTTGAGAAATCCTTTGAAATTCATGATCTGGAAGAGGGGAGCTGGAACTATATTGAAGGACTGGAAGTTATGCCGGTTTTATCTCCGCACCCTGTCGAAACGACAATTCTCTACTTCCGTTCCTTCTGGCACGATGGGTATAAAAGTTACGGACATCTCGCTGATATAGCATCGGATCGTGTTTTAAAGGACTTTCTCGTTCCCGATGAAGCGGGAAGCGGTATAAGCGAGGCCTTATACAACAAAGTCTGGAGAAATTATCTCATTCCGGCAGATTTGAAAAAGATAGATATCGGCGGAGGAATGATTCACGGAGATGCTCAGGACTTCAGAGATGACCAGTCTAGGAAAATCATACTGAGTCATAAGGAAGGAGAACTGGATGACACAGAAAAGGAAATCGGGTCCAGTGCTTCTTTCGGTATGCAGGACGTTCTGATTCCTTCTGTAGCCAATTATCATACGATTTACACGCGGGATTATCTCAAAGCTCTTTTCCCGGGAGTCAAAAGAGGAGATTTGAATATTCTCCAGAATGGAAAGATCAGTTTTTCCAATGTCGGCACAATCCTTGTAAAAAAAGGAGAAACCGTTGATAAACTGTATCTTATCATCAGTGGTCTGGTTGAAATGATCAATCAGAAAGAAATACAAAACAGTATCCTTTCGTCAGGCAGCCTGATCGGGGCCATTTATGCAATCGACGGCAAAAACTCCGAACAAACCTACAGAACGGCGAGTTATGTGGAATATCTGGAAATCCCGAGAGAATTATTCCTCTTTGTCATCAGAAGAAACAATCAGGAGGAAAACATCAGACGTCTGAGCAACAACCGGTCGTTTATCAGAAGAAACCGGCTTCTGGGTATTACCTGCTCCTGCCATACGATCAACAAAATAGCTGATCATATGGAATTTGTACGGATAAAGAAAGGCTCATCAATTCAATCTTACCGGAGAAACGGTATTCTTGTTCTTCATTCAGGAAGAATTTCCCTATACTATAAAAAGATTTTTGTTGAAGACATTCTCATCGGTCGAGTCTGTTTTTTTGAAGATTTATATGAAGATATCAATCCTGTATTTACTGAAAAAGTGGAAGAGGATTCAACGGCATTTCTCATACCTTTCGCAATTCTTGAAGATATTCCGGTTATTTTGTGGAAATTCAGAAAGGTTTATTCTCATCGACTGAGAATCGTTCATGAAAAAAGCACTCAGAATATATAA
- a CDS encoding AAA family ATPase → METEELEKVSRDLKKLTGEIQKVIIGQEYLIERLLITLLCNQHVLIEGVPGLAKTLTVTTMADALNTGFRRIQFTPDLLPADLLGTLIYNPKTGDFSTKKGPLFTNIVLADEINRAPAKVQSALLEAMQERQITLGEETHELEDPFMVLATQNPVEQEGTYPLPEAQVDRFMMKLQITYPARDEELRILREQALIKKNQKVEAVITPEEIRNMRSLVDRIHIDEKIEEYIVDLVLATRQPEEYGLKIGELIQYGASPRATIYLTMASRAHALISGRDYVTPHDVKSVAYDVLRHRVIISYEAEAEEKRSEDIIKLILDTVKVP, encoded by the coding sequence ATGGAAACTGAAGAACTGGAAAAAGTTAGCCGCGATCTGAAAAAACTCACCGGAGAAATACAAAAGGTCATAATAGGTCAGGAGTATCTTATCGAGAGACTTCTTATTACCCTTTTATGCAACCAGCATGTGTTAATCGAAGGCGTGCCGGGGCTGGCGAAAACTTTGACTGTCACAACAATGGCCGATGCGCTGAACACGGGTTTCCGACGTATTCAGTTCACGCCGGATCTGCTTCCCGCAGATCTTCTGGGAACCTTAATCTATAACCCCAAAACCGGTGATTTTTCTACAAAAAAAGGGCCTCTTTTTACAAATATTGTGCTTGCCGATGAAATAAACAGAGCTCCTGCCAAAGTGCAAAGCGCTCTGCTGGAAGCTATGCAGGAACGACAGATCACTCTAGGCGAGGAAACCCACGAGCTTGAAGATCCCTTTATGGTTCTGGCAACACAGAATCCGGTAGAACAGGAAGGAACTTATCCACTGCCGGAAGCTCAGGTCGACCGTTTTATGATGAAGCTGCAGATTACATATCCCGCCAGGGATGAAGAGCTCCGCATTCTCAGAGAACAGGCTTTAATTAAGAAAAACCAGAAAGTTGAAGCTGTTATAACACCTGAAGAAATCAGAAATATGAGAAGTCTAGTCGACCGGATTCACATTGATGAAAAAATCGAGGAATACATAGTAGATCTGGTTCTGGCGACCAGGCAACCGGAAGAATATGGGCTGAAAATCGGTGAACTGATCCAGTATGGAGCATCGCCGCGCGCCACGATTTACCTGACCATGGCCTCAAGAGCTCACGCTTTAATCAGCGGTCGCGACTATGTAACGCCTCACGATGTAAAATCCGTAGCTTATGATGTCTTGAGGCATAGAGTTATTATTTCCTATGAAGCGGAAGCCGAGGAAAAGCGCTCTGAAGATATTATTAAATTAATTCTGGATACAGTTAAGGTACCATGA
- a CDS encoding peptide chain release factor 3 produces the protein MEELKSEIDKRLTFAIISHPDAGKTTITEKLLLFGKAIHAAGAVKSHRNERKTTSDFMEMEKQRGISVSTSVMGFDWKGRKVNLLDTPGHADFSEDTYRTLTAVDSTLMVIDSVKGVEERTRKLCEICRMRRTPIVTYINKLDRDGKDPIELMDEVETELNVKITPMSWPVGQGKAFKGVYSLYEKRLILFNPHGTQEDDDVVEIDDLYSELLDRHAGSEAAKLREEIELINEVYPAFDREQYLSGHITPVFFGSAINNFGVRELLDCLVDIAPPPKVHETEERTVKAEEDKFSGFVFKIHANLDPKHRDRIAFLRICSGRFEKNKQYLHVRSGKPFKTSNPTAFMAQDRNVIDYAYPGDIIGLHDTGTFKIGDTLTEGEKIKFKGIPSFAPQIFRTVINLDPMKSKQFNKGLEQLAEEGVVQLFTKKYTKERLLGVVGMLQLDVIKYRLEHEYKASCRFDNSSFTTACWIKCKDKKVIDKFISQHSSKIAEDVRGELVFLASNKWMLERTLEEFPEVRYYFTSDFD, from the coding sequence ATGGAAGAATTAAAAAGCGAAATAGATAAACGACTGACTTTTGCGATTATCAGTCACCCCGATGCGGGAAAAACGACGATCACCGAAAAACTGCTTCTTTTTGGAAAAGCCATCCATGCAGCGGGTGCCGTCAAATCTCACAGAAACGAACGGAAAACGACTTCCGACTTTATGGAGATGGAAAAACAAAGAGGGATTTCCGTTTCGACTTCGGTAATGGGCTTTGACTGGAAAGGGCGGAAGGTCAACCTTCTCGATACTCCGGGACATGCCGATTTTTCAGAAGACACATACAGAACACTGACAGCTGTCGACAGCACGTTAATGGTTATCGACTCCGTAAAAGGTGTCGAAGAGCGGACAAGAAAGCTCTGTGAAATCTGCCGGATGAGAAGGACTCCCATTGTTACCTATATAAACAAGCTGGACCGTGACGGCAAAGACCCCATAGAGCTTATGGATGAAGTTGAGACAGAACTCAATGTAAAAATTACGCCTATGAGCTGGCCGGTAGGTCAGGGAAAAGCATTCAAAGGTGTATATAGCCTTTACGAAAAGAGATTGATACTGTTCAACCCCCACGGCACACAGGAAGACGACGATGTCGTGGAAATAGACGATCTGTACAGCGAGCTACTGGACCGCCATGCAGGCTCGGAAGCTGCAAAGCTTCGTGAGGAAATAGAACTGATCAATGAAGTGTATCCCGCTTTTGACCGCGAGCAATATCTTTCCGGTCATATCACTCCGGTTTTCTTCGGTAGTGCTATTAATAACTTCGGTGTCCGCGAACTCCTCGATTGTCTTGTTGACATCGCTCCTCCCCCAAAAGTTCATGAAACTGAAGAGAGGACTGTTAAAGCCGAGGAAGATAAATTCTCGGGATTCGTTTTCAAAATCCATGCCAATCTCGATCCCAAACACAGGGACAGAATTGCTTTCCTGAGAATCTGTTCCGGACGCTTTGAAAAAAACAAACAATACCTTCACGTCAGGTCGGGCAAACCGTTCAAAACGTCTAATCCGACAGCTTTTATGGCTCAGGACAGGAATGTTATTGACTATGCCTATCCGGGGGATATTATCGGGCTGCACGATACGGGTACTTTCAAAATCGGAGATACCCTGACGGAAGGTGAGAAAATCAAGTTTAAGGGAATACCCAGTTTTGCCCCCCAGATATTCCGTACGGTCATAAATCTGGATCCTATGAAATCCAAACAGTTCAATAAAGGGCTGGAACAGTTGGCTGAAGAAGGGGTCGTACAGCTATTCACCAAGAAATACACGAAAGAGAGATTGCTCGGCGTCGTAGGTATGCTGCAGCTCGATGTTATAAAATACAGGCTGGAACACGAATATAAAGCTTCTTGCCGTTTCGACAATTCTTCCTTCACCACAGCCTGCTGGATAAAATGCAAAGACAAAAAGGTGATAGATAAATTCATTTCCCAACATTCTTCCAAAATCGCGGAAGATGTCAGAGGTGAGCTTGTATTTCTAGCTTCAAATAAATGGATGCTGGAACGGACTCTGGAGGAGTTTCCGGAAGTCCGTTACTACTTCACTTCGGATTTTGATTAA
- a CDS encoding DUF58 domain-containing protein, whose protein sequence is MIDRELAAKIRRIQIQTGRNVSSTFAGEYTSAFKGHGMEFEEVRAYQPGDDIKSIDWNVTARTGEPYIKRFREERELTVILVLDLSASGNFGSTGKKRNDIAAEICAVLSFSAIKNNDRVGLLVFTEEVEMFIPPGKGLTHTMRIIREILAFNPVGKGTSINNALAYLGKVQRKNAVVFLISDFIDEGFEKNLKMMSEKHDLVAISVSDPLERELPDCGLVTIRDAETGQFRTFDSSNRKVRAQWTKAAEGRIQLVRKLMTSLGLDHVHLDTGKDWIHTLSVFFIGRQTRLERRR, encoded by the coding sequence ATGATCGACAGGGAGCTTGCGGCAAAAATCAGGCGGATTCAAATACAGACAGGCAGGAACGTCAGCAGTACTTTCGCCGGGGAATACACCAGCGCTTTTAAAGGCCATGGAATGGAATTTGAAGAAGTCCGTGCCTATCAGCCCGGTGATGACATCAAGTCTATCGACTGGAATGTTACAGCCCGTACTGGAGAACCCTATATAAAAAGATTCAGGGAGGAGCGCGAACTTACGGTAATTCTTGTTCTTGATCTGTCCGCGTCGGGCAATTTTGGTTCTACCGGAAAAAAAAGGAATGATATTGCAGCGGAGATTTGCGCCGTTTTGTCATTCTCGGCAATTAAAAACAATGACAGAGTGGGCTTGCTCGTCTTTACGGAAGAGGTAGAGATGTTTATACCTCCGGGAAAGGGACTGACCCATACAATGCGGATAATCCGTGAAATCCTCGCTTTTAATCCGGTCGGGAAAGGAACATCTATCAATAATGCTCTGGCTTACCTTGGGAAAGTACAGCGCAAAAATGCTGTTGTATTTCTTATTTCCGATTTTATCGATGAGGGCTTCGAAAAAAATCTCAAAATGATGTCGGAGAAACACGACCTGGTCGCGATCTCTGTCAGCGACCCCCTTGAGCGAGAACTTCCTGATTGCGGACTGGTTACCATACGGGATGCGGAAACAGGACAGTTCAGGACATTTGACAGTTCCAATAGAAAAGTTAGAGCTCAATGGACAAAGGCCGCTGAAGGCCGAATACAATTAGTCCGGAAGTTAATGACTTCTCTCGGACTCGATCATGTTCACCTCGATACCGGAAAAGACTGGATCCATACTCTTTCTGTTTTTTTCATCGGCAGACAGACTAGGCTGGAGAGAAGAAGATAA